A single Blastopirellula retiformator DNA region contains:
- a CDS encoding ATP-dependent zinc protease family protein, producing the protein MTDQKPDSVVIGWQEFVALPEWNVPPIRAKSDSGARSSAIDVVDFEELPGERVLFHVALSKKNRDNLVTIEAPIKRRTRIKSSNGSVHDRLIVETTIQIGDHAALVELGLVCRKTMLCRMLLGRTALAGRFLVNSERRYLLSEKPPATKHKKRRPGKA; encoded by the coding sequence GTGACCGACCAGAAACCGGATTCAGTCGTTATCGGCTGGCAAGAGTTTGTAGCGCTGCCCGAATGGAACGTTCCGCCAATTCGGGCCAAATCAGACAGCGGCGCTCGCAGCAGCGCCATCGACGTCGTCGACTTTGAAGAGCTGCCGGGCGAACGCGTGCTGTTTCACGTGGCCCTCTCGAAGAAAAACCGGGACAACCTGGTCACCATTGAAGCGCCCATCAAACGCCGGACGCGCATCAAATCGAGCAACGGCAGCGTCCACGATCGGCTGATTGTCGAGACGACCATCCAAATCGGCGACCATGCAGCTCTAGTCGAACTGGGCTTGGTCTGCCGCAAGACGATGCTCTGCCGCATGCTGCTGGGCCGAACGGCGCTGGCTGGGCGTTTTCTCGTTAATTCTGAAAGGCGCTATCTGCTGAGCGAAAAACCGCCGGCGACCAAGCACAAAAAGCGTCGCCCGGGAAAAGCGTGA
- a CDS encoding CBS domain-containing protein, with translation MNSSASEGRAPVARDFMATKLITLRPEDDAMDAMRKLLQYRISGAPVVDQAGTYLGVFSEKTSMNFLLDAMYEQLPSNEVRAFMNTDPNRTIDEETDLLRCIQIFKSTEYRRLPVLRDGKLVGQISRRDVLNAAVKLVDTIKSRRNGKFVMYFSAILDVDQSPVD, from the coding sequence ATGAATTCTTCTGCTTCGGAAGGCCGCGCGCCGGTAGCTCGTGACTTTATGGCGACCAAGCTAATCACGCTTCGTCCTGAAGATGACGCGATGGACGCGATGCGTAAGCTTCTGCAATACCGCATTTCTGGCGCCCCGGTCGTCGATCAGGCGGGGACCTACCTGGGGGTTTTCTCTGAGAAGACTTCGATGAACTTTCTGCTCGACGCGATGTACGAGCAATTACCGTCCAACGAAGTGCGGGCCTTCATGAACACCGATCCCAATCGGACGATTGATGAAGAAACCGACTTACTGCGTTGCATCCAGATCTTCAAGAGCACCGAATATCGTCGCTTACCGGTCCTGCGCGACGGCAAATTAGTGGGGCAGATTAGCCGGCGCGACGTGTTGAACGCCGCGGTCAAACTGGTTGATACCATCAAGAGCCGCCGCAACGGCAAGTTTGTGATGTATTTCAGTGCGATTCTGGATGTCGATCAGTCCCCGGTCGATTGA
- a CDS encoding enoyl-ACP reductase FabI has translation MQLFEGKKGLIVGVANNHSIAWAIAEQIMAAGGQCGFTHLPDKPEDDRKKNQHRVSKLIEGNPNAKFLVPLDVQSNENIAEVMEKTKQEFGEIDFLLHSVAFASLEDLRVPTVQCSREGFKLAMDISAYSLIALTNAARPILSKNSSVCAMTYYGGERIVPGYNMMGVCKAALDSIVKYLAFDLGPDGVRVNAISAGPLKTLASSAVGAKEMLEMYAAIAPTGDGITHEQVGKAGSYLLSDMSQGVTAEILHVDGGYNQMGSPGRMLDVVKEMKGQLGVK, from the coding sequence GTGCAACTATTCGAGGGGAAAAAAGGGCTGATCGTCGGCGTCGCCAACAATCACTCGATCGCTTGGGCGATTGCTGAGCAAATCATGGCGGCCGGCGGGCAGTGCGGATTTACTCACCTGCCGGACAAGCCGGAAGACGACCGCAAGAAGAACCAACACCGCGTCAGCAAGCTGATCGAAGGAAACCCGAACGCGAAGTTCCTGGTTCCGCTGGACGTGCAGTCGAACGAGAATATCGCCGAGGTGATGGAGAAGACGAAGCAAGAGTTTGGCGAGATCGACTTCTTGCTGCACTCGGTGGCGTTTGCGTCGCTGGAAGATCTGCGGGTGCCGACGGTCCAGTGCAGCCGCGAAGGCTTTAAGTTGGCGATGGATATCAGCGCCTACAGCTTGATCGCGCTGACCAACGCGGCCCGACCGATCTTGAGCAAGAACAGCTCGGTCTGTGCGATGACCTATTACGGCGGCGAGCGAATCGTGCCGGGCTACAACATGATGGGCGTCTGCAAAGCGGCGCTTGATTCGATCGTCAAATACCTGGCCTTCGACCTGGGCCCGGATGGGGTTCGCGTCAACGCGATCAGCGCCGGCCCACTAAAGACGCTGGCCAGCAGCGCCGTCGGCGCCAAGGAAATGCTGGAGATGTACGCGGCGATCGCCCCGACCGGCGACGGCATCACTCACGAGCAAGTCGGCAAGGCGGGCAGCTACTTGCTGTCGGACATGTCGCAAGGCGTAACGGCCGAGATCTTGCATGTCGACGGCGGCTACAACCAGATGGGTAGCCCGGGCCGGATGCTGGACGTGGTCAAAGAGATGAAGGGCCAACTGGGCGTCAAGTAA
- a CDS encoding sigma-54-dependent Fis family transcriptional regulator: MGGAQYDEIESALALGEAQNLLGARHLRVVALATAADRLEKYLHDALDAIFQQGSADYLAVAARNNLGQWATLAEAGRRHSLPNAALVAAVDARETVLAENWLTVAIGGHPTQSLVLAVCTTPQAAPSLKVRVAMTAHLLGYGVAMIRERNARQARLKRLEQLLTIIESWQKTRDMRTLLTEMAEAAADLFGAERASIFLWDRPKKTLVGRPALGIEGGELRVPDDRGVVGHVVQTGEPRRVDELEQDEINRDIDQSLAFHTRNLLCVPLTGRRGRIFGAFELINKLQGNFTAEDEVGLTELAQHASSALENTQETEKILASRNRLADAAAAAAELIGDCPAIATLRGTIRRVAESNLPVLVLGENGTGKEVVSQSIHFRSDRRAQPLVAVNCAAVPDTLLESELFGAEKGAYTGADETRPGKFELADGGTLFLDEIGDLTLAGQAKLLRVLEDQQITRVGGTSEIQVDVRIIAATNRDLGELVRAKKFREDLFFRLHVVTIELPPLRERDNDVVTLANHFLHHFALKTGRHTPTLSAGAQRRLLVHNWPGNVRELRNTMERVIFLHSEDVIQPESLQFHSLDAPDEGPMNIPLNDATAEFQRRYIQRHVDAAQGNISAAAEKIGMHRSNLYRKMKQLEMLDSTSNRDDD, encoded by the coding sequence ATGGGCGGAGCCCAATACGACGAAATCGAATCGGCCCTCGCCCTTGGCGAAGCGCAAAATCTGCTCGGCGCCCGGCACCTGCGGGTCGTCGCCCTGGCCACCGCCGCCGATCGGCTCGAAAAATACCTGCACGACGCCCTCGACGCCATCTTCCAGCAGGGCTCGGCCGACTACTTGGCGGTCGCCGCCCGCAATAACCTCGGCCAATGGGCTACTCTGGCCGAAGCAGGCCGCCGGCATTCGCTGCCTAACGCCGCTTTGGTCGCCGCCGTCGATGCCCGCGAAACCGTCCTGGCCGAAAACTGGCTGACCGTCGCCATCGGCGGCCACCCCACACAGTCGCTGGTCTTGGCCGTCTGCACCACGCCGCAAGCCGCCCCCTCGCTGAAGGTCCGGGTCGCCATGACGGCCCATCTGCTGGGGTACGGCGTCGCGATGATTCGCGAGCGGAACGCTCGCCAGGCTCGGCTGAAACGGCTCGAGCAACTCCTCACCATCATCGAGTCGTGGCAGAAAACCCGCGACATGCGCACCCTGCTGACCGAAATGGCCGAAGCGGCCGCCGATCTGTTCGGCGCCGAGCGGGCCAGCATCTTCCTATGGGATCGCCCGAAGAAAACGCTCGTCGGTCGCCCGGCTCTCGGTATCGAAGGTGGCGAACTCCGCGTCCCTGACGACCGCGGCGTCGTCGGCCATGTTGTGCAAACGGGCGAACCACGCCGTGTCGATGAGCTTGAGCAAGACGAGATCAACCGCGACATCGATCAGTCGCTCGCCTTTCATACCCGCAACCTCCTCTGCGTTCCGCTGACCGGGCGCCGCGGCCGCATCTTTGGCGCCTTCGAGCTGATCAACAAGCTGCAAGGCAACTTCACCGCCGAAGATGAAGTCGGCCTGACCGAGCTTGCCCAGCACGCCTCTTCCGCCCTCGAAAACACCCAGGAAACCGAGAAAATCCTCGCCAGTCGCAATCGCCTGGCCGATGCCGCCGCAGCCGCCGCCGAGCTGATCGGCGACTGCCCCGCCATCGCCACGCTGCGCGGCACGATCCGCCGCGTCGCCGAGTCAAACCTGCCGGTGCTGGTCCTCGGCGAGAACGGTACCGGCAAGGAAGTCGTCAGCCAATCGATTCACTTCCGCAGCGATCGCCGGGCTCAGCCGTTGGTCGCGGTCAACTGCGCCGCCGTCCCCGACACGCTGCTCGAAAGCGAACTCTTTGGGGCAGAGAAGGGCGCCTACACCGGGGCCGACGAAACCCGACCCGGCAAGTTCGAGCTGGCTGATGGCGGCACTCTCTTCCTCGACGAAATCGGCGACCTCACCCTCGCCGGCCAGGCCAAGCTCCTCCGCGTGCTAGAAGACCAGCAGATCACCCGCGTCGGCGGAACCAGCGAGATCCAGGTCGACGTCCGCATCATCGCCGCCACCAACCGCGATCTGGGCGAGCTAGTCCGGGCCAAGAAGTTCCGCGAAGACCTCTTCTTTCGCCTGCATGTGGTGACGATCGAACTGCCTCCGCTCCGCGAGCGCGACAACGACGTCGTCACCCTGGCCAACCATTTCCTCCACCATTTCGCCCTCAAAACAGGCCGCCACACGCCGACTCTCTCCGCCGGCGCCCAGCGCCGCTTGCTCGTCCACAATTGGCCCGGCAACGTCCGCGAACTCCGCAACACGATGGAGCGGGTCATTTTCCTCCACAGTGAAGACGTGATTCAGCCCGAGTCGCTGCAGTTCCACTCGCTCGACGCCCCCGACGAGGGCCCGATGAACATCCCGCTAAACGACGCAACTGCTGAATTTCAAAGACGTTACATCCAACGCCACGTCGACGCCGCCCAAGGCAACATCAGCGCCGCCGCCGAAAAGATCGGCATGCACCGCTCGAACCTCTACCGCAAAATGAAGCAGCTCGAAATGCTCGATTCGACCTCGAACCGCGACGACGATTAG
- a CDS encoding DEAD/DEAH box helicase: MSERPAFDLLARPIQRILWDMQWRDLRPLQEEAIRRFFGEESDLLISAQTAAGKTEAAFLPVLSQLFTEPADSVQAMYVGPLKALINDQFRRLERLCERAEIPVHRWHGDVSASQKKLLLKRPSGVLLITPESIESLFINRKNQLPNLFRSLQYVVIDEIHALVGSERGTHLRSLLFRLQRHAAETFRMIGLSATLGDSFPQYENWLRPDRDRAVKLIRGPSGEKRLMFKIHGYRADLAPPKSRRPEEQRPAEDEEQEFHRAIADDIFKHFVGKRNLVFANNKTDVELYCHLLNERCRLENRPEEFLIHHGSLSKEIREFTEQQMQGDRPRTTVCSSTLELGIDIGSVAAVGHIDSPFTVNSQVQRLGRSGRGDGEPQCMRVYVRQRKVPATDPVIDRVYPDLLRAIALTELMLQEPQWVEPPQIDQLDLSTLTHQILSVLAETGGCHAGEIFDRLCGRGAFRAVDRGLFAGVLRSLGAKGIVEQMDGGDLLLAPDGEAIVEHYSFYAAFQSGLEYSLIQGGEVLGKLPSGIFDMPEVSDHILFAGRRWQIQEIVHERREILVRPAKGKKLPRFSSGSMEIHARVVAKMRDALISTTQYRYLNEMGSQMLQEARGIALQTGLEKTSFVSRSGGKCTWFPWTGTKIFNTLKLLAERIGLNPTPDFHRLTLDFDVGVDFVRERWKTLRLADIDARELARKSGGLRRGKFDDLVAEPLLAKAIAHDYLDVQGAVCVLRQEGLLPGD, encoded by the coding sequence GTGAGCGAACGCCCGGCGTTTGATCTCTTGGCCCGACCGATCCAACGCATCTTGTGGGACATGCAATGGCGAGATTTACGTCCGCTTCAAGAGGAAGCGATTCGCCGCTTCTTCGGTGAAGAATCCGATTTGCTGATTTCGGCGCAGACCGCTGCCGGTAAAACGGAGGCGGCATTCCTGCCGGTCTTGTCGCAGCTATTCACTGAGCCCGCCGATTCCGTACAGGCGATGTACGTCGGTCCGCTCAAAGCGCTCATCAACGATCAATTCCGCCGTTTGGAGCGACTTTGCGAAAGAGCCGAGATTCCGGTTCATCGCTGGCATGGCGACGTCAGCGCCAGCCAAAAGAAACTGCTGCTCAAACGGCCGTCCGGCGTATTGCTGATCACACCGGAATCGATTGAGTCGCTTTTTATTAATCGTAAGAACCAACTTCCCAATCTCTTTCGCTCGCTGCAATACGTCGTGATTGACGAAATTCACGCGTTGGTCGGTAGCGAACGCGGAACGCATCTACGCAGCTTGCTGTTTCGACTGCAGCGCCATGCCGCGGAGACGTTCCGAATGATTGGCCTTTCGGCGACGCTTGGCGATTCTTTCCCCCAATATGAGAATTGGTTGCGGCCCGACCGGGATCGCGCTGTGAAACTGATTAGGGGGCCGTCAGGCGAAAAGCGGTTGATGTTTAAGATTCACGGCTATCGGGCAGACTTGGCACCGCCGAAGAGTCGCAGACCTGAAGAGCAAAGGCCCGCGGAAGATGAGGAGCAAGAATTTCATCGGGCCATCGCCGACGATATCTTCAAGCACTTCGTTGGAAAACGAAACTTGGTGTTCGCGAACAACAAGACCGACGTCGAGTTGTATTGTCACCTGCTGAACGAACGCTGTCGCTTGGAAAATCGCCCGGAGGAATTCCTGATCCATCATGGTTCGCTCAGCAAGGAGATTCGCGAATTCACCGAACAGCAAATGCAGGGAGATCGACCGCGCACGACGGTTTGTTCTTCGACGCTAGAACTGGGCATCGACATTGGCTCCGTAGCTGCAGTTGGACATATCGATTCCCCCTTTACGGTGAATTCGCAAGTTCAGCGTCTGGGACGCAGCGGACGAGGAGACGGTGAACCACAATGCATGCGGGTCTACGTCCGCCAGCGCAAAGTTCCTGCGACCGACCCGGTGATCGATCGAGTCTATCCCGACCTGTTGCGGGCGATTGCCCTCACCGAATTGATGCTGCAGGAACCTCAATGGGTCGAACCGCCGCAGATCGACCAATTGGACCTCAGCACTCTGACGCACCAGATTTTAAGCGTCTTGGCGGAAACAGGCGGCTGTCACGCTGGAGAAATCTTTGATCGACTTTGTGGGCGTGGGGCTTTTCGAGCAGTCGATCGCGGGTTATTCGCTGGCGTATTGCGCAGCCTAGGCGCGAAGGGAATCGTCGAACAAATGGACGGAGGAGATTTGCTGCTGGCGCCGGATGGCGAAGCGATCGTCGAGCACTACTCGTTCTATGCCGCGTTTCAAAGCGGCTTGGAGTATTCGTTGATTCAGGGCGGAGAAGTTCTGGGTAAACTGCCAAGCGGGATATTTGATATGCCTGAGGTGAGCGATCACATATTATTCGCCGGCCGTCGCTGGCAAATTCAGGAGATCGTACACGAGCGACGAGAGATACTGGTACGACCAGCAAAAGGAAAGAAGCTACCAAGGTTTTCTAGCGGATCTATGGAAATCCATGCACGGGTTGTGGCCAAGATGCGAGACGCGCTAATATCGACGACTCAGTATCGCTACCTGAATGAAATGGGGAGCCAAATGCTTCAGGAGGCCCGGGGCATCGCACTGCAAACGGGGCTTGAAAAGACGTCGTTCGTATCTCGCTCAGGCGGAAAATGCACCTGGTTCCCTTGGACGGGAACCAAGATTTTCAACACCTTGAAACTGCTGGCGGAAAGAATTGGCCTGAATCCTACGCCGGATTTCCACCGTTTGACTCTGGACTTTGATGTTGGAGTTGATTTTGTTCGGGAACGGTGGAAGACGCTGCGTCTCGCCGACATCGACGCAAGGGAACTGGCGAGAAAGTCTGGTGGGTTGAGACGCGGTAAATTCGATGATTTAGTCGCCGAGCCTCTGCTTGCAAAAGCGATTGCGCATGACTACCTGGACGTTCAAGGTGCTGTTTGTGTGCTGCGTCAGGAGGGACTACTTCCTGGTGACTAA
- a CDS encoding ATP-binding protein codes for MAKLSPREQAAILQSLGAGVVPAIGLHHIQVGRLKEVEALIGDLNLVEQGGASVRFIVGRFGSGKTFFLNLVRNVAQQRKFVVAQADITTERRFHGSGGQARSLYSELMRNVSTRSRPDGSALQNVVERWIGDVDHQIRSSGGSEEDVKREFTRLLKPLQDLVSGFDFVTVITKYYEGFLAHNEDVQSCAIRWLRAEYSTKTEARQDLGVRSIIDDSGFYDYLKLFAKFVRIAGYAGLLVSIDELVVLSHRLASTAARNRNYEALLRIINDCLQGRVEGLAFLFAGTDQCMSDPRRGLYSYEALATRLAPNRFASEGQQDMSSPVIQLENLSPEDCYVLLDNIRRVHAGGDSESSPLPNDGIIAYLQDCNTRMGAAYFQTPRDTVRDFVNLLNMLQQDSNKSWQDHLQAISATSTLTKSDEDEFVAEDDDLSEFTL; via the coding sequence ATGGCGAAGCTTTCCCCCCGAGAACAAGCGGCGATTCTTCAATCCCTCGGCGCAGGCGTCGTCCCTGCGATTGGTTTGCATCACATCCAGGTTGGGCGTTTGAAGGAAGTGGAAGCGTTGATCGGCGATCTAAACCTCGTCGAGCAAGGTGGAGCATCGGTTCGGTTTATTGTGGGGCGATTTGGAAGCGGCAAAACGTTTTTTCTGAACTTGGTCCGCAATGTCGCCCAGCAGCGAAAATTCGTCGTTGCTCAAGCCGACATCACCACCGAACGACGATTTCATGGCTCCGGCGGCCAGGCGCGGTCTTTGTATAGCGAGTTGATGCGAAATGTCTCGACGCGTTCGCGTCCCGACGGTAGCGCCCTGCAGAATGTCGTCGAACGCTGGATAGGCGACGTTGATCATCAAATTCGCAGCAGCGGCGGGTCCGAAGAAGACGTCAAGCGAGAATTCACTCGTCTGCTGAAACCGCTGCAAGACTTGGTGAGCGGATTTGACTTCGTAACGGTAATCACCAAATACTACGAAGGATTTCTCGCCCACAACGAAGACGTGCAGAGTTGCGCAATACGATGGCTCAGGGCCGAGTATTCCACGAAGACTGAAGCTCGCCAGGACCTCGGCGTCCGTTCCATCATCGACGACTCCGGCTTCTACGACTATCTCAAGCTATTCGCCAAGTTCGTCCGAATCGCCGGATATGCCGGTTTGCTGGTAAGCATCGATGAATTGGTGGTGCTGTCGCATCGGCTTGCCAGCACGGCGGCGAGAAATCGGAACTACGAAGCGCTTCTGCGGATTATTAACGATTGCCTGCAAGGACGCGTCGAAGGATTGGCGTTTCTCTTTGCCGGGACGGACCAATGCATGAGCGATCCGCGCCGTGGTTTGTATAGCTACGAGGCGCTGGCGACTCGATTGGCGCCCAACCGCTTCGCCTCCGAGGGACAACAAGATATGTCGTCACCGGTGATTCAATTGGAGAATCTGAGTCCCGAAGATTGCTATGTGCTGCTCGACAACATTCGCCGAGTGCACGCCGGAGGGGACTCCGAAAGCTCGCCATTGCCCAATGATGGGATCATCGCCTATTTGCAAGATTGCAATACGCGAATGGGGGCCGCCTATTTTCAGACGCCGCGCGATACGGTTCGCGACTTTGTCAACCTGTTGAACATGTTGCAACAGGATAGCAACAAGAGCTGGCAGGATCATTTGCAAGCGATTTCGGCGACGTCGACGCTAACGAAATCGGACGAAGACGAATTCGTTGCCGAAGATGATGACCTTAGCGAGTTCACCCTGTGA
- a CDS encoding tellurite resistance TerB family protein, which yields MTVVSCPHCNSPLKISEEYAGETVQCPKCSGALIAPGGSNDQAHDEPLSIWIILAVAGAVHLVAYLFLIITIGPTSAMLLVVLALGVEAIVWNRSAIFSAVHDSLENAARRKLTEDSAMPVNQPSTLTEKNKPVVHSEKLVPATIVVTKSDDDLVEIRPARQAVAKPKPAPRPSYQPPTPPPSRPSMWGKIFDSSLEVKLPNDQVYYYGPGTELDLGRGVVKWPLVYATGKPGRGGWHASVIDGSLSVAPAGSQVAEPLSYWPSYYDCSPSQRAKYLDWLLTGKSDPDIDLGYVFIYFYGLEQRSIVDRTDFLPIAQELIRLLGIYSYSNSFRRYTTSLLWMTIYQLSESTTVPSSLINDAIAATSRWNDDLIGYLLAIYYRAGLSLPSDIAVLACQCDSRSTSSVIVRRHRDEFEKLFAAKYATEFPQGMKLRAGKRSAKVEYQPASGSLIRNWDRIRKSLSAMPDVLAISSQFRPLIEIWESTIDELKAFSRIAKKTEGELTAEAYEALPRELQDGDHPDTDSWMEIWDRHADEEGRPIVPIGELATLKGVSHRKRLTKTQCTKLLGTADALGIGVEPDARSTGDYYLWDERVTLFFLDGEPHELGGEYVAAATLLRLGASIAEADGKVDDDELRFISNHLEGQFNLSDADSKRLECLQYLLLHSRSGENAITNKLVKRLSRDQRLMVGEFLVGVAAIDEVITDDEQRALRKAYKMLDLRSEDLDALLRRHADSPDQVDSGSAHGQVVHLDLERIAHIMTETRQVAGILQEAMQDSDEMEDEVDEPAASSTAERVSEVEPAHSATAVLLAPELDSRYAPFLTRILEKEEWTTGEMRELSGELQVMLSGAVEAVNEWSLDRYGDWLIEEGEPYLIRKDLMENV from the coding sequence ATGACTGTCGTTTCGTGCCCGCACTGCAATTCGCCGCTAAAAATCTCGGAGGAATATGCGGGCGAAACGGTACAATGCCCTAAGTGTTCTGGAGCCTTAATTGCGCCGGGAGGATCGAATGACCAAGCGCATGACGAGCCGCTTTCGATCTGGATCATCTTGGCGGTGGCGGGCGCAGTCCACTTGGTCGCCTATCTTTTCCTGATCATCACGATCGGTCCAACGAGTGCAATGCTATTGGTTGTCCTTGCGCTCGGCGTCGAAGCGATCGTCTGGAATCGTAGTGCCATCTTTTCCGCAGTACATGATTCTCTGGAAAACGCGGCGCGGCGAAAGCTTACTGAAGACTCTGCAATGCCAGTGAATCAGCCATCGACGCTAACTGAGAAAAATAAGCCAGTTGTTCATAGCGAAAAACTGGTGCCAGCAACGATAGTCGTGACTAAATCGGACGACGATTTGGTCGAAATCCGACCAGCTCGCCAGGCCGTCGCAAAGCCCAAGCCGGCGCCGCGACCAAGCTATCAGCCTCCAACGCCTCCTCCTTCCCGACCTTCGATGTGGGGGAAGATTTTCGATAGCTCTTTGGAGGTGAAGCTGCCTAATGACCAGGTCTACTATTACGGTCCTGGCACGGAACTTGATCTTGGCCGAGGAGTCGTCAAATGGCCGCTGGTCTACGCTACCGGCAAGCCAGGCCGAGGCGGCTGGCATGCGTCCGTAATAGATGGTTCGCTATCGGTCGCCCCAGCGGGGAGCCAGGTGGCGGAGCCGCTTTCGTACTGGCCAAGCTATTACGATTGTTCGCCAAGCCAACGAGCAAAATATCTCGACTGGCTACTCACCGGAAAAAGCGATCCGGACATCGATCTTGGTTACGTCTTTATTTACTTTTACGGCCTTGAACAGCGTTCCATCGTTGATCGCACCGATTTTTTGCCGATCGCTCAAGAACTGATTCGCCTGCTGGGGATTTATAGCTACTCGAATTCGTTCCGTCGCTACACGACAAGCTTGCTTTGGATGACGATTTATCAGTTGAGCGAATCAACGACAGTACCATCCTCGCTGATTAATGATGCGATTGCAGCGACGAGTCGTTGGAACGATGACCTAATCGGCTACCTGTTGGCGATTTATTACCGAGCCGGTCTCAGTCTGCCTAGTGATATTGCGGTTTTAGCTTGCCAATGCGACTCTCGTTCTACGTCGAGCGTCATCGTACGTCGTCATAGAGATGAATTCGAGAAACTGTTCGCCGCCAAATACGCAACGGAATTTCCACAGGGAATGAAGCTGCGCGCTGGCAAGCGATCCGCCAAGGTTGAATACCAACCGGCGAGCGGTTCGCTGATTCGGAACTGGGACCGGATTCGCAAGTCGCTCTCCGCAATGCCAGATGTTTTAGCGATTTCTTCTCAGTTTCGTCCATTGATCGAGATTTGGGAATCGACGATTGACGAACTAAAAGCATTTAGCCGGATCGCAAAGAAAACAGAGGGCGAGCTAACCGCTGAGGCGTACGAGGCGTTACCACGAGAGCTACAGGACGGAGATCATCCTGACACGGACAGTTGGATGGAAATTTGGGACCGCCATGCTGACGAAGAGGGGCGACCAATCGTCCCTATCGGCGAACTAGCGACACTGAAGGGGGTTTCCCACCGCAAACGGCTAACTAAGACGCAATGCACTAAATTATTAGGAACTGCCGATGCCCTAGGGATCGGCGTCGAGCCAGACGCTCGTTCGACAGGTGATTATTACCTTTGGGATGAACGTGTTACGCTTTTTTTCCTCGACGGCGAACCCCATGAGTTGGGAGGTGAATACGTCGCCGCCGCAACGCTCCTGCGTCTGGGGGCAAGTATCGCTGAGGCGGACGGCAAGGTCGACGACGACGAATTGCGATTTATCAGTAATCACCTCGAAGGGCAATTTAACCTGTCGGATGCCGACTCCAAGCGGCTCGAATGTCTGCAGTACTTGCTACTACATTCCCGATCTGGCGAAAACGCGATCACCAACAAACTAGTAAAACGCCTTAGCCGCGACCAACGCCTGATGGTGGGTGAATTCCTGGTAGGCGTCGCCGCAATCGACGAAGTTATTACCGATGACGAGCAGAGGGCGCTCCGCAAAGCGTATAAAATGCTCGACTTGCGCAGCGAAGATCTGGATGCGTTACTTCGTCGACACGCCGATTCGCCCGATCAAGTCGATAGCGGATCAGCCCATGGGCAGGTGGTTCATCTTGATCTGGAGCGAATCGCCCACATCATGACCGAAACTCGCCAAGTTGCTGGAATTCTGCAAGAAGCAATGCAGGACTCAGACGAGATGGAAGACGAAGTCGACGAGCCTGCGGCCTCTTCTACGGCGGAGCGCGTTAGTGAAGTGGAGCCCGCGCATTCGGCAACTGCGGTTTTGCTAGCGCCGGAACTCGATTCCCGGTACGCACCATTCTTGACGCGAATCCTGGAAAAAGAGGAATGGACCACCGGCGAAATGCGCGAACTATCCGGCGAACTGCAGGTAATGCTTAGCGGCGCCGTTGAAGCGGTGAACGAGTGGTCGCTGGACCGCTATGGCGACTGGCTGATTGAAGAGGGGGAACCCTATCTTATTCGAAAAGACCTGATGGAGAACGTTTAG